The window TATATTCAACCATACATCCTGGAACACCATTTGCTATCAAAATAATTATCAGTTTATCTATGGCTGACAaataacttatctctctctctctctctctctctctctctctctctctctctctctctctctctctctcctctctctctctctctcattaaagatAACAGACAACATcctatatcagaatatatatatatatatatatatatatatatattatatatatatatatatatatatatatatatatatatatatcttacagttGCTTCAAatctattgtttatatatttcaattaagTTCAGGATttgaaaaatatctctctctctctctctctctctctctctctctctctctctctctctctcacacacacacacacacacacacacacacacacacacacacaaacacagctaggaatagaacatagaagataatcaaaagcacttatagttttatattgttatttatttttaaaaagtgtgtctatgtgtatattgtcacattaaaatcaaatgtaCACAAACATCCAGTTATGTTTCATCAACCATTGATTAATGTATACATTCTTTTAATAATGACTAATAACTTGGAAAACTGAACATGAAGGCTTATACTACAATCTTTGCTTGTCACGGGAACAAACCAGTGCTTGGTAATACacagattttatttaaaatatgatatacatttaatTCTAGGTAACGACAACTCTATATGACTAGAAAAAAAACTGTGCATTTGTTTAAGGAGAGGTCACACAGCACTAGGCCTAGTCATAAACCAGAGTGATGGCACGCGTTTTAAAAGTGAAATTATAGTGAAATAGGGATCAGAGATTATATTTAGCCTAGGATGAGAGCCACTCTGTAATTAACTGGAAATAAAACACACACTTAGACTGTTAAAAACTCTAGTGAAACGATCACACAGTGAAAACACTATTATAATTTACACAACACTGCAGTTGGCTTTAGACAACTACACACACTGTTGtaactacagtaaaaaaaaaatgtagcccTGTATTCAATCATGAACTGAAACAAACATTATTAAGTTAAGTGGGTGGGACAACACACTCAATTCTGAATTAAAACAACACTATTAAGTCGAGACTTATTGAGCAAGACAATGAGACAGATGGTTTCCGGTAGAAATCAGCATCATAGTTGGGATCTAGGTTAATAGCAGCATCACAGTTGGGTTCTGGGTAATAGGAGCATGGGTCTAGGTTGTAACAGCATCACACAGGtggttctggagagagagagagagagagaaaggtgacacTGTGTTAAAAATGACAATGCAATACGTCtagctaaaaataaaaagcactaaAAATGGCACTAGATAAGAACACAGATTCTCCCAAAGCCTTTTCACTTCTTTGTCTTTTCTCTGAGACAGTTAAGTTACATAAATCTTCATCAATTTCCTTCAGGGATGAAGTTAAAGCAGAGAATTGGTTGTTTAAAAACAAAAGCTAGAGGTGTGGAAGCAGCCCCCAGATTCCATGACCTAACCTGACATATAGAGGTTTCTTCATATTTGCCTTCCCTCCCTCATGCAGCTCAGGAAATGGTGGTATAAAAACCAGTCACAATCCCTTCTTGAGGTATAGATCATAGCACCTCTGACTGTGGGGTGCATCAGACAAGGTGCTCATCCTCCCCTGTTTCAGCCTATGCGGAGTAGATCACAAAATATGGCTGCGCGCTTGGGGTTTAAGGGAAGTTTTCTGTGCTCTTCCAGTTCTTAGTATGGGCTGCTTGGCTGGAAAGAACACAGAACTTGCTAGCCAGCTGTCTAAGTCTCAGAGATACACCCCACAGCAAGGTGGATGCTCTTCTGAACAAGTGCCTGAAAGCAGAGCTGTAAGTATAGCAGATCTGCTGTACAGCTCTGCTTTCAGGCACTTCTTCAGAGCAGATTAGCTTCCTTAAGAGTTAGAGAAACGGGAAAGTACTATATGCCTTGAGACTTTGGCTGCTGTGACCAAAACTCCTCTTGTGGTGAGGCATCGTTCGATAACCTCCTGAGGCTTAGTAACCCTAAGCCATAGGAGGTTATCGAAGGCTCAGGTTCTGGTGGCACCGACAAAATCTGGGCTGCTAAAGAGCAGTATCATCCCAGCacagaagagtgagagagagagagagacttaccttcGGACTAATAGAAGTTTCTTTCGCACACAAAGCACAGTTGACCGTTACAGATATGGTTCTCGACAATCCAGGGTCCActtttatataatgaataacagTTTCCACTCCCACTTCCAGTTATGGTGCCTGAGGTCACTGACATGTTTCCTGTGGGGGGAAAAAGATGGAAACAGTCTGAGTTTCAGTCCATAAATCTGCATATTGGTTTATTAGCATCAGcagagtttgaaaagagtaacatAGGTTGGTCGCGTGGTACGTGCTCGGAGCTGCGAAccattttcaattttgtttcatGCTTTTTCCTACTTACTGTATGCACAAAGCGAACGACTTAATGTTCCAGTTTTGTTTGATATCTTAAAGTAATTGCACATACCATTGACATTCATCCACACTGGATTTGCTGTGGGGCCCTCTCGGTAGAGTCCGATCCAGTATCTCGCTCCATCTGCCCGAAAAAAATGTTTTGTGAGCTTTGATTTACACGAAAAACGAGTGTAGTTTGAAGAACAAGTTGTATTTATACTTCTGAGAATTTTGCATCAAGTTCTGGTTACTGGATGTCTGGATAAGCAATGCTGAAGCCTTCGTTCCCTCCAGAAACGGCTGAGGCCTATATCGGTTAACCCCCTATAACAGCAGACTACAAAGACAGTTCAGGAAAAACTGTAACAATATGGTCTTCAAATGAGTCTAGAAAGCAATAAACTGTGTTCCATAGTCTAACAGTCATGCCAGAAGAGCCAAGAGTTGCTAGAAACAGACAGTCGCCTCTTCTGCAAGCACTCGGAAATTGGCTTATTTCCGTTGAGTAAGCATGGAAAGAGGTGGTGTCATGCATTATGATGACATGTTTAGGGAAGTTTGCCTATTGGGTCTGCAAAGTACTGTTTACCAATTTGACTCTCGCTGCATTTGTTAGCGAAACGGCAACGTAGCCGGAATTTTGACTACAGGAGTAGGGAGCTCGTCAGCAAGCAAAGAGGTGCTCTGCTTTGAGGAGAAGCGGGGCAGTGTAAGGACGTGGTCCGGCAGCCCTTGCGTAAACGGGAAGAATCCCTAAGGAATGGACAGCATATACCATAATAAAAAATACGTCTTGGGTAGTGATCACCTTTTGTTACGTGTGCTTTATCTCTCCATGGGTTTTCTTTTAGGTAATTGTATTAACTTTGGTGTTAAGAATGTTATGGAATGTGACTCTAAAGTATTGTGGTTTTGTGTTGATACTTTAATTTTGGTGTAATTAGTGTTCTGTCATTGTAAgagacttttcttttgttttcttttaggtGTTGACTGCAAGTTACGTACCGACTATTTTGTCCTGGTCTATTTAATTGCTTTATACAAAGCTTTGTGTTAATGTATTACTAGTTACGATTGTTTATtagtttgcatttaattgttagttagctattattttggttttgttaagtctaagtttttttaataaatatacttttaaagaGAATAGTTTCCTTTCTGCAATATTTACCATTGTCTTGTTTATGAACCTTTTATGAAGGGAATGGTCTACTTTACCCTAGCGAATTAAGCCATAACAAGCTTTAACTATAAAATTCACGTGACAGGTGGCCTAGTGCAGGCGTTACAGAACTGCCTCAGGGACTTACTACCCTGATAGCGGAGAACCACCATCACATCGTCACGCTTTGGGGTGGTTTCCAGAGTAGCCAGCTGCCCTCCTTCAGCCTTGCAGATGTTCAGAGCTTTAGAGAAGTTCCCAACCAACGGGCAATGCATCTTGTAGAATCCGTATTGGCCCCGTGTGTAATCAGGCTCTGAAAGGGAACACAGCTAATGAATGGAGAGTGTGCGTTGACAGACACGTTATAGGTGCATCACGAGGCATTTAGGTCTAAGGCAGGAGTAAAAGATTCTGGTGATTTTCCTCAACTTACTGAACCAGTAGAAAGTCGTGGCAGAGGAGATCCCTGGGCTTGGTTCTTGCAGCTCCAAATGGCCAAAGTAGGTCACAGAGATGAGGCATCGCGATGCGTTGCTTTCCGCCATCCTGAGCCACGTGGTGCTCGTGCAGTTAATGACCACTTGGCAAAAGTTTCTACACTGACCTGAAAAGCAGGTGTTTTAAATAGCAGAGATTATAGGTCTACAGGAACATTTCGCTCAAAGTGATTTCTGCTGGAAGCGAGAGCAATCTTACTACCTTTCTCAGCCACAAGTACTCTGGAATATTGGAATGTAAAATTCACTAAGTCTAGATTAAGTTTTAAAATCTCACCAAGTCCacattaagcttaaaactctcaCCAAGTCTAGATTAAGCTTAAAAATCTCAGTCTACATTAAGTTTAAAACTCTCGCCAAATCTAGATTCAAGTTAAAGCAACAGAAAAATCAGTGAAACACTGAGTATAAAAGAAAGTAAGTTGGTATCATCATAAACTTTTCCAGATTCTATAAACAAAGCCTCTTATTTCTAACAGAGAAACAGATTAGTTTATACACTTTGAACCTCTACAAAATCTGAAGGTACTATTTGCAATAAATAGCCGAATTTTGTACACTGAGATAAGCCACAGGTTCAAAAgactataaacaaacaataagaaAACTGGTGTTAAAACTCACAGGGCTTCTCAACTGTGACATTGTGCTTGATGTACTGTGCTGGCATGACCTTCCCAGTGAAGATGGTGGTTCTCATCACGTCGTAGATACCGTTGACGCTTGATGTCACCAGGTTGTATAACATTCCCATGGAAAGCAACGTCACCAGGATCATTGACACTGCCCTCATCTTGTCTGTCTGAAGATTTCTGGGGATCTGTTGAGGGAGTTAAAGATGGAAGAAGTCGTGTTTTGGATATGGCGTACGCGCCACAACAGAATAGGAACAGGAAGTCCGCTCACGACAAAAGTGACGCCCTAAGTATCGTGAGGATTCAGAAAATAGGCTTTTTTTGTGCCCTAATCTGACCCCATTCGGAATATATCTCAAACACTGCCTTCCCACAATCCTCTATATTATTCCTTCAGGGCATCTTTGTCGTCAGGTCACCTATCACGACCAACCTTCcttgatttctctctctgttcacctAGTCGGGTACAATCTTGTTAGCCAACTGTGGCGTGTTGCACTTTCTGTGGAGGTATGGTCCCTGGGAACCTTACCCTAAAAGTTATAATGGTGCACCAGAATTCTAAGgcttatagacacacacacacacacacatagacaagGTGAATATAATCATATAGAGGCACCTGACCCTCATGATGAACTACATTTCCATTATAGCCTCCATAAACTAGGTTGCCAATACACAAAATTACAGGTTGGTAGCAAACGCAATCTTTAGCTCGGTTGCAAGTCAAGTGAGAGCGACCCACTTGATCCAAATGATTAGTGATGATGATTGGAGTTATGCTcggcaatatatatacacatatgaatctATATTTTGGAGACCAAAATAGCCACGAAAATGTCGACGACAATAAGCAAGACTGGCGCCCTCGTCGTTTACCGCAAAATAATGATAATCGTGCAGACTTTCTTGCCATTGGGAGTTGCAAGTACAATGCCCCACTCATAAATAAAACACATTATTCACTGGCTTCCAGAAGCGCATTCATACGAATTTACTGACGTCACTGAATAGAAAAATATTCCGTTGCACGGGAATACACGTAGAACGAAGCATATAGATAATTTTGGCATGCAAGTTCGTTTTAATGGAACTTTGTAAAGCAGGTTAATACGCTTCGTATATCACTTTTCTGTTGTGGTTACgaagcgtctgtctgtctgtctgtctgtccacccTGAAGGAATATTGAATTACTGGAAATGCCAAGTGCTTTCGCCTTCTTACCAAAACATGATCACAGCAACCAAAGCTATACAGAGACATATTCAGTATTcataggaagaagaaaaagaacttgACGACCACAAAAATAGGAAGGTATCTATGTTGTCCAACCCATATTGTGGATATTCGTTACAATAAAGCTCTTAAGACCTATGGAGAATCGGATGACATAAAAGAAGCTTCCTCAAACACCATTTTATTGGATTTGCAACtcttaaaaaccttttaaaaattgtttaataCAAATATATCCTTCACTCGGAATGATATACAAGACATGCTTATACAAAAATAGCCCCAGATaagatagcaatattgtatacgtaattccatgtatggatttaTTTCCCATAGGTCAGACTATTCGGAATTTCATGACATAAGTCAGGATATCAGAGGATCATTCGAGctcaaagatatataatatatatatagatatatatatatatatatatatatatatatatattatatatatagtatatataatatatatatatatattagggcttgtgccttgtatgataaggcgccctatgaggtaatgtagacgagcgataatctatacgctaagtcggttggtattgcacttccatcttcaatggagtgtctggggttttgtagatcacttacgaagtcggtattatctttacgacgatgtgttaaactcatggttcggtgaggttcttgtagaaaacattaagtattaaaaaattatatattattctgaagttttacatggtgaagatcagatatgattgtacaagtcttcaaataataacgatagcttgatcgcttctgccaatgatgatggctaatcctattcctctacatgataaagcttagtaaagaggtacaggtcttctaatgcgatagctaactctgttctgcttgtctaccatctctgttacaagttatgaaggaacagacagtagtttgaacatatgaacatacatacaaatgacatagttcatacgaacacacaatcaaatgagacacgctacagatcacgtaggcggtagttgtctcaagcagggagcttggactaatgtttataaaacaattgaatgactacaggtgacggcatgttatcttagcctacatacttattgtatacgttcatcttagcgtctctggtctgatcacattcctgcaagcaatcttttttatatatatggactaacattccaataatattatgtaaacacttacattagctcggtcagctaccaaaaccaactactgaatattactcaaactggaCTGGCATTTGACTTAtaagagtgtgatacagacactatgtgaatatatatatatatataagtaaataaaaattcatggtgtacatgaattgattcaagtaataaaatataaaacaatgatattggtaataatagtgatcacaggatatataatgatacagtttttttacttcatctctttaagatacttatgctacagaaaatactaatgtactctgataatgcaatagaatgaagattaacatgataaaaatcatattttaactgataaaaaatttcatatatgaattgataaaattattttaatgtttatgctaactgttatatatctgattcattaattcatatactaactcataaatactgcagatattggtaagataaaaaggtaacagatgaTTATAGGCTACTGAtgtttgttatacatatgtatatggattcatataattatgattaatatatgtgcactttaaatagagtcctattgcgtacacgcaaagatatatttagattctgttatttatgatcatttatataagagattcctattgcgtacacgcaaagatatatttcgactctgttatttatgatcaattatatataggatacatgatactttatatatatataggatacatgaccgaggttatactacttcacttttaactagctttcgaaccacttttcgtccattacacagttccagacaaccacctttagccaaatgaaacggcctttttcaatggttaaaacaaggggaaaatttgcctgggcgggtccccaacgttccattttgcgctcatacttattctctgcatcctaagctacacgattacgttcgcgatgaatagatcatcccagcacgagccttcgccagcaaagtagagttgaatatccttcgggtcgtaattgtcggaagtatgtccctttttgtagtcgattccgacagccgccggagcgttccgcattaaaacgagattaacgagagatcggtgtcggtcgaagagtccatgaaattcctttcacattgtaggcggttgttacttgactgtagtcatccgcagcgacgaacgattttttgaagttgctgtgaaactctcgtactgcaggatactgtaaccggttccattaatcagcctgcaagtgaaattatacttgtcacaagggcaaaagtaaattcagacgacatccaaatacaggggagggagagagccatttagaccagacttaacccacatgaattcgctgatatttcggaattcaaaagagtccgctgtacaaacttttttttatccatggcattaacaatgagtgaacctatccaggtctatgatgacttgtaaaaatatccagaattataaaaaataaatagatatcattacgaatctcaaagaaaattcgatattactggtagtaagttactagacaaagaagtggaaaacggagctaattgtaagattgccaggcaacataagagtcaaagaaaagattaatcatgattctatgtggccctaacaaaagtttcatattcaattttctcgtgcgcatcctctgaggttaacttttaaaacattatttaataggtaggagatgcaacgaaaaacccactatgtaactaattttctatataaactttgggtttttcaagaaaatgtgacattttccatgaatgttttactgaattgtaataggctaatgttgcaagtaaatatttcatatatacatatcttgatacttccaaatgtctatgaggttcagaaaaaaaaattaattcattttgttgttatagaaattctatttgcttatattgttcattaattttaaaatgattacaagtccttaactaattgcattacacacggataagaatatgttatgtggcctgtc is drawn from Macrobrachium nipponense isolate FS-2020 chromosome 47, ASM1510439v2, whole genome shotgun sequence and contains these coding sequences:
- the LOC135204479 gene encoding uncharacterized protein LOC135204479 is translated as MRAVSMILVTLLSMGMLYNLVTSSVNGIYDVMRTTIFTGKVMPAQYIKHNVTVEKPCQCRNFCQVVINCTSTTWLRMAESNASRCLISVTYFGHLELQEPSPGISSATTFYWFKPDYTRGQYGFYKMHCPLVGNFSKALNICKAEGGQLATLETTPKRDDVMVVLRYQGNGARYWIGLYREGPTANPVWMNVNGNMSVTSGTITGSGSGNCYSLYKSGPWIVENHICNGQLCFVCERNFY